In a single window of the Mus musculus strain C57BL/6J chromosome 6, GRCm38.p6 C57BL/6J genome:
- the Dusp11 gene encoding RNA/RNP complex-1-interacting phosphatase isoform X1: protein MPEECFSPLDLFNKIQEQNEELGLIIDLTYTQRYYKVEDLPETISYIKIFTVGHQIPDNDTIFQFKCAVKEFLKKNKNNDKLIGVHCTHGLNRTGYLICRYLIDVEGMRPDDAIELFNSCRGHCIERQNYIENLQKRHVRKNRNVSAPRTDGLEDSADPTEQVYTNNKPVKKKPRKNRRGGHLAPSQHFQHQTQSSPYSLRKWSQNQSVYQRGLVPPPGPAGEDYSQRRFFWSARPNKWTAESYQRPFYPYYWEWNL, encoded by the exons ATGCCAGAAGAATGCTTTTCCCCTTTGGATCTGTTTAATAAAATACAAGAACAAAATGAAGAACTTGGATTGATAATCGATTTAACATATACTCAGCGCTATTATAAAGTAGAG GATTTGCCAGAAACTATTtcttacataaaaatatttacagttGGTCATCAAATACCTGATAATGACACTATCTTTCAATTCAAATGTGCagttaaagaatttttaaagaaaaataaaaacaatg ACAAACTTATCGGTGTCCACTGCACCCATGGCTTAAATAGGACTGGCTACCTCATTTGCAG ATATTTGATTGATGTAGAAGGCATGAGGCCAGATGATGCAATTGAAT TGTTCAACAGCTGCCGGGGGCACTGCATAGAAAGGCAGAACTACATTGAAAACCTGCAGAAACGTCATGTCAGAAA GAACCGGAATGTTAGTGCACCTAGGACAGATGGCCTTGAAGACTCAGCAGATCCTACGGAGCAAGTCTACACCAACAACAAACCTGTGAAAAAAAAGCCTAGGAAAAACCGGCGTGGTGGTCATCTGGCACCTTCCCAGCATTTCCAGCACCAGACGCAGAGCTCACCGTACTCACTCAG AAAATGGTCACAAAATCAGAGTGTTTACCAGAGAGGCCTTGTCCCTCCTCCTGGTCCAGCCGGAGAGGACTATTCACAAAGAAGATTCTTCTGGAGTGCGAGGCCAAATAAGTGGACTGCTGAGAGTTACCAGAGACCTTTCTACCCATActactgggaatggaacctgtgA
- the Dusp11 gene encoding RNA/RNP complex-1-interacting phosphatase, with protein sequence MNQHYGRHGRGRGRDFAACAPPKKKGRNHIPERWKDYLPVGQRMPGTRFIAFKVPLQKKFEAKLMPEECFSPLDLFNKIQEQNEELGLIIDLTYTQRYYKVEDLPETISYIKIFTVGHQIPDNDTIFQFKCAVKEFLKKNKNNDKLIGVHCTHGLNRTGYLICRYLIDVEGMRPDDAIELFNSCRGHCIERQNYIENLQKRHVRKNRNVSAPRTDGLEDSADPTEQVYTNNKPVKKKPRKNRRGGHLAPSQHFQHQTQSSPYSLRKWSQNQSVYQRGLVPPPGPAGEDYSQRRFFWSARPNKWTAESYQRPFYPYYWEWNL encoded by the exons ATGAACCAGCATTATGGCCGACATGGTCGTGGACGGGGCCGGGACTTTGCTGCCTGTGCCCCACCCAAGAAGAAGGGCAGAAACCACATCCCCGAAAG GTGGAAAGACTATCTCCCAGTTGGGCAGCGGATGCCTGGGACTCGTTTCATTGCTTTCAAAGTTCCTTTGCAAAAA AAATTTGAAGCAAAGCTTATGCCAGAAGAATGCTTTTCCCCTTTGGATCTGTTTAATAAAATACAAGAACAAAATGAAGAACTTGGATTGATAATCGATTTAACATATACTCAGCGCTATTATAAAGTAGAG GATTTGCCAGAAACTATTtcttacataaaaatatttacagttGGTCATCAAATACCTGATAATGACACTATCTTTCAATTCAAATGTGCagttaaagaatttttaaagaaaaataaaaacaatg ACAAACTTATCGGTGTCCACTGCACCCATGGCTTAAATAGGACTGGCTACCTCATTTGCAG ATATTTGATTGATGTAGAAGGCATGAGGCCAGATGATGCAATTGAAT TGTTCAACAGCTGCCGGGGGCACTGCATAGAAAGGCAGAACTACATTGAAAACCTGCAGAAACGTCATGTCAGAAA GAACCGGAATGTTAGTGCACCTAGGACAGATGGCCTTGAAGACTCAGCAGATCCTACGGAGCAAGTCTACACCAACAACAAACCTGTGAAAAAAAAGCCTAGGAAAAACCGGCGTGGTGGTCATCTGGCACCTTCCCAGCATTTCCAGCACCAGACGCAGAGCTCACCGTACTCACTCAG AAAATGGTCACAAAATCAGAGTGTTTACCAGAGAGGCCTTGTCCCTCCTCCTGGTCCAGCCGGAGAGGACTATTCACAAAGAAGATTCTTCTGGAGTGCGAGGCCAAATAAGTGGACTGCTGAGAGTTACCAGAGACCTTTCTACCCATActactgggaatggaacctgtgA
- the Dusp11 gene encoding RNA/RNP complex-1-interacting phosphatase isoform X2 encodes MRPDDAIELFNSCRGHCIERQNYIENLQKRHVRKNRNVSAPRTDGLEDSADPTEQVYTNNKPVKKKPRKNRRGGHLAPSQHFQHQTQSSPYSLRKWSQNQSVYQRGLVPPPGPAGEDYSQRRFFWSARPNKWTAESYQRPFYPYYWEWNL; translated from the exons ATGAGGCCAGATGATGCAATTGAAT TGTTCAACAGCTGCCGGGGGCACTGCATAGAAAGGCAGAACTACATTGAAAACCTGCAGAAACGTCATGTCAGAAA GAACCGGAATGTTAGTGCACCTAGGACAGATGGCCTTGAAGACTCAGCAGATCCTACGGAGCAAGTCTACACCAACAACAAACCTGTGAAAAAAAAGCCTAGGAAAAACCGGCGTGGTGGTCATCTGGCACCTTCCCAGCATTTCCAGCACCAGACGCAGAGCTCACCGTACTCACTCAG AAAATGGTCACAAAATCAGAGTGTTTACCAGAGAGGCCTTGTCCCTCCTCCTGGTCCAGCCGGAGAGGACTATTCACAAAGAAGATTCTTCTGGAGTGCGAGGCCAAATAAGTGGACTGCTGAGAGTTACCAGAGACCTTTCTACCCATActactgggaatggaacctgtgA